One genomic window of Desmospora activa DSM 45169 includes the following:
- the spoIIIAF gene encoding stage III sporulation protein AF, whose amino-acid sequence MIAWLSDWLKQIVMLVLIATFLDLLLPNNALDRYVKLVMGLLIILAMLSPVLNLLQTDWDITDFKFEPSQQQEEAMDPLDRIQQEGNSLANSREGMVREQVEQELAEQIDSEITERFKLKVAMINVKIQVNDEGATDGVEKVEMTLYPAEAEEGRRQMDAVNEVDPVIVDLEEKQEDRVVKQGQEDGQSAEVAAFVAEKWEIPADRIDVTVEEGP is encoded by the coding sequence GTGATCGCGTGGTTGAGTGATTGGTTAAAACAGATTGTGATGTTGGTACTGATCGCCACTTTTTTGGATCTCCTGCTGCCCAATAACGCCTTGGATCGATATGTCAAATTGGTGATGGGACTGTTGATTATCCTGGCGATGTTGTCTCCTGTTCTCAATCTTTTGCAGACGGATTGGGATATCACTGATTTTAAGTTTGAGCCCAGCCAGCAGCAGGAAGAAGCGATGGATCCCTTGGACCGGATTCAACAGGAGGGCAATTCGCTGGCAAATAGCCGCGAGGGTATGGTGCGGGAACAGGTGGAACAAGAGTTGGCAGAGCAGATCGATTCCGAAATTACCGAGCGGTTCAAACTAAAAGTGGCGATGATCAACGTCAAAATTCAAGTCAACGATGAGGGAGCGACTGACGGGGTTGAAAAGGTAGAGATGACCCTTTATCCCGCAGAAGCAGAAGAGGGCCGTCGGCAAATGGATGCGGTAAATGAAGTGGATCCGGTGATCGTCGATCTGGAAGAGAAGCAGGAGGATCGCGTTGTAAAACAGGGGCAGGAAGATGGACAGAGTGCTGAGGTCGCCGCATTTGTGGCGGAAAAATGGGAAATTCCTGCCGATCGAATCGATGTGACAGTGGAAGAAGGCCCTTGA
- the spoIIIAG gene encoding stage III sporulation protein AG, with product MLKRLLDRMEQSLGGGEQGTKKVGAFRWLIIIGCLGVALMILSSFFSVHDDVLPQEMPSVQKEDKEAETTWKNKKNDAMTMKDYESMYASELADVLGKVVGVDDVSVLVNLESSEEEVVEKDVRRNEQVTDEEDPRGGNRRIQESSKDEKVVLQRGEDGDIPIVVKKMKPKVRGVLVVAKGAENLQVKAAIIEAIQRVLDVPVHRISVLPKG from the coding sequence TTGTTGAAACGGTTATTGGACCGGATGGAACAATCCTTGGGAGGAGGGGAGCAGGGAACGAAAAAAGTGGGAGCGTTTCGGTGGCTGATCATTATCGGTTGCCTGGGAGTTGCGCTGATGATTCTTTCCTCCTTTTTCTCCGTTCACGATGATGTTTTGCCGCAGGAGATGCCCTCGGTGCAGAAAGAGGATAAGGAAGCGGAGACTACATGGAAAAACAAAAAAAACGACGCCATGACGATGAAGGATTATGAATCCATGTATGCCAGCGAATTGGCCGATGTGCTGGGCAAGGTGGTAGGTGTAGATGATGTGTCTGTGCTGGTTAACCTGGAATCGTCAGAAGAAGAGGTGGTAGAGAAGGATGTGCGCCGAAATGAACAGGTAACAGATGAAGAAGACCCCAGAGGGGGAAACCGCCGTATTCAAGAGAGCAGCAAAGATGAAAAGGTGGTGTTGCAACGAGGGGAAGACGGTGATATTCCGATTGTCGTCAAAAAAATGAAGCCAAAGGTAAGAGGGGTGCTGGTTGTCGCCAAAGGGGCTGAAAATTTACAGGTGAAAGCGGCGATCATCGAAGCAATCCAGCGGGTCCTGGATGTACCGGTCCATCGTATATCCGTTTTGCCAAAAGGTTAA
- a CDS encoding SpoIIIAH-like family protein, which produces MNMNKQTVWLVTMLTLMVVLSAYYIVTGPVEPATVNDDPATEAKVKTEEKDQPADSNEKGKEDEEAVSKEAESDYFVGYQLQRNSLRSKMTEEYMQVLTDPEASDNKVSEARAKIDELMKVDKSESVMEDLIREEGFRDAVVITNENDFVDVIVQAEKMTDEQVVKLISMVKQHMDVPAHHVSIAHRG; this is translated from the coding sequence ATGAACATGAATAAACAGACGGTATGGTTGGTTACCATGCTGACCTTGATGGTGGTGCTGTCGGCGTATTATATTGTGACCGGTCCGGTGGAGCCGGCAACGGTCAATGATGATCCAGCTACAGAGGCCAAAGTGAAGACGGAAGAAAAGGATCAACCGGCGGATTCCAATGAAAAAGGAAAAGAGGATGAAGAAGCCGTCTCCAAGGAAGCCGAAAGCGATTATTTTGTTGGATATCAACTACAGCGCAATTCGTTGCGTTCCAAGATGACCGAGGAGTATATGCAGGTGTTAACCGATCCGGAAGCCTCTGACAATAAAGTGTCAGAAGCCCGCGCAAAAATTGACGAGCTGATGAAAGTGGATAAATCGGAGTCGGTGATGGAAGATTTGATCCGAGAAGAAGGGTTCCGCGATGCGGTGGTGATCACTAATGAAAACGATTTTGTTGATGTTATCGTACAAGCGGAGAAGATGACTGATGAACAAGTGGTAAAATTGATCAGCATGGTGAAACAACATATGGATGTTCCCGCTCATCATGTATCCATCGCTCACCGGGGTTAA
- the accB gene encoding acetyl-CoA carboxylase biotin carboxyl carrier protein, translating to MHEIRELIRLVDESQVEEFELDNDGTKIVIKKKGERLAESAIQVVQKPAPALEPVSAPAVAPVPAPVQTPNEPAIEQVEDEAGLHPIVSPMVGTFYRAPSPDASPYVDKGSRVEEKSVVCIVEAMKLMNEIEAEVKGEVVKILVENGQLVEYGQPLFLVKPD from the coding sequence ATGCATGAAATCCGGGAACTGATTCGATTAGTGGACGAATCGCAAGTGGAAGAGTTTGAGTTGGACAATGATGGGACAAAAATTGTAATCAAGAAGAAGGGGGAACGTTTGGCCGAGTCTGCGATCCAGGTTGTACAAAAACCAGCCCCCGCACTGGAACCGGTTTCCGCGCCTGCTGTTGCTCCGGTCCCCGCTCCGGTACAAACTCCGAATGAACCTGCGATTGAACAGGTAGAGGATGAAGCGGGTCTGCATCCGATTGTGTCGCCGATGGTGGGAACGTTTTACCGTGCCCCGTCTCCCGATGCAAGCCCTTATGTGGATAAAGGAAGTCGGGTGGAGGAAAAATCAGTTGTCTGCATCGTTGAGGCGATGAAGTTGATGAATGAGATTGAGGCGGAAGTGAAGGGCGAGGTTGTAAAAATTTTAGTGGAGAACGGACAGCTGGTGGAATACGGCCAACCGCTGTTTTTGGTTAAGCCGGATTGA
- the accC gene encoding acetyl-CoA carboxylase biotin carboxylase subunit, protein MFNKVLIANRGEIAVRVIRACRELGITSVAVYSEADRDALHVTLADEAYCIGPAPGKESYLNMTNLMSVATLVEADAIHPGYGFLAENADFAELCAACNITFIGPKPQAILRMGDKTTARDTMKDAGVPVVPGTEGVIEDVTEAVETAREIGFPVIVKATAGGGGKGMRVVHSENELKRAVLTAQQEAEANFGNPGVYLEKYLVEPRHIEIQVLADQHGNTIHLGERDCSIQRRYQKLIEEAPSPALDPDLRERMGQAAVAAAEAVQYAGAGTVEFLLDKEGHFYFMEMNTRIQVEHPVTELVTGVDLVKEQILVAAGNPLSISQEDVVIDGHSIECRINAENPDRNFMPTPGEIQFYLPPGGLGVRVDSAVYQGYRIPPYYDSMIAKLIVWGKDRPEAIRRMKRALAEFAVEGISTTIPFHLKLLNNRKFNEGDFHIQFLEKTNLDEED, encoded by the coding sequence ATGTTTAATAAAGTATTAATCGCCAACCGCGGCGAAATCGCCGTTCGAGTGATTCGTGCTTGTCGCGAATTGGGGATCACCAGTGTGGCTGTTTATTCCGAAGCGGATCGGGACGCCCTTCATGTTACTTTGGCCGATGAAGCATACTGTATTGGCCCCGCCCCGGGAAAAGAAAGTTACCTCAACATGACTAACTTGATGAGTGTAGCGACATTGGTGGAGGCGGATGCCATTCATCCCGGTTACGGCTTTCTGGCGGAAAATGCCGATTTCGCTGAGTTATGCGCTGCATGCAACATCACTTTTATCGGTCCAAAACCGCAGGCCATCCTACGTATGGGAGATAAGACGACGGCCCGTGATACCATGAAGGATGCAGGGGTACCGGTGGTACCGGGGACGGAAGGGGTGATCGAAGATGTGACGGAAGCGGTGGAAACCGCCCGTGAGATCGGCTTTCCGGTCATCGTCAAGGCAACCGCCGGCGGCGGTGGCAAAGGGATGCGCGTTGTCCACAGTGAGAATGAATTGAAGCGGGCCGTATTGACGGCACAGCAGGAAGCGGAAGCCAACTTTGGTAACCCCGGTGTCTATCTGGAGAAATATCTAGTGGAACCCCGCCATATCGAGATTCAAGTGCTGGCGGATCAGCACGGCAATACCATTCATCTGGGGGAACGGGATTGCTCCATTCAGCGCCGCTACCAAAAACTGATTGAGGAAGCACCCTCACCGGCGTTGGACCCAGATCTGCGTGAACGGATGGGACAAGCGGCTGTGGCTGCCGCGGAAGCGGTTCAATACGCAGGGGCTGGAACAGTAGAGTTTCTTCTGGATAAAGAGGGTCACTTTTATTTCATGGAAATGAATACCCGCATTCAGGTGGAACATCCGGTGACGGAGCTGGTAACCGGTGTGGATCTGGTAAAAGAACAGATCTTGGTGGCTGCCGGAAATCCGCTCAGCATCTCACAGGAAGATGTGGTGATCGACGGTCATTCGATCGAATGTCGTATCAATGCCGAAAATCCGGACCGCAATTTTATGCCTACACCGGGTGAAATTCAATTTTATTTGCCGCCTGGAGGATTAGGGGTGCGAGTAGACAGCGCCGTTTACCAGGGATATCGCATTCCACCCTACTATGATTCGATGATCGCCAAATTGATTGTATGGGGGAAGGATCGACCGGAAGCGATTCGGCGAATGAAGCGGGCTTTGGCTGAATTTGCGGTTGAGGGAATCAGCACCACAATCCCGTTCCATTTGAAGCTGTTAAACAACCGCAAGTTTAACGAAGGAGATTTTCATATTCAGTTCCTGGAAAAAACCAACCTTGATGAGGAGGATTAA
- a CDS encoding Asp23/Gls24 family envelope stress response protein translates to MAEEANETLQTDMGTVEIAPEVIQIIGGLAAVQVDGVAGTSGGVVDDINQILRRKNPKHGIKVELGEELEIAVSIAVHFGYHLPDVAVEVQRQVKEAIESMTGLVVGKVLVRVVEVKIAGEMEGSPKTDHHQRVK, encoded by the coding sequence ATGGCAGAAGAAGCCAACGAAACACTGCAAACCGATATGGGCACAGTAGAAATCGCCCCGGAAGTGATACAGATTATCGGCGGTTTAGCCGCTGTACAAGTGGACGGTGTAGCCGGGACCAGCGGTGGCGTCGTCGACGATATCAATCAGATTTTGCGCCGAAAAAATCCAAAGCACGGCATCAAAGTGGAATTGGGAGAGGAATTGGAGATTGCTGTTTCGATTGCCGTTCACTTTGGCTATCATCTACCCGATGTCGCCGTCGAGGTGCAGCGACAGGTGAAAGAAGCGATTGAATCGATGACCGGATTGGTTGTAGGCAAAGTGTTGGTACGGGTAGTTGAAGTGAAAATTGCCGGGGAAATGGAGGGCTCGCCAAAGACGGACCACCACCAGCGGGTGAAATAA
- the amaP gene encoding alkaline shock response membrane anchor protein AmaP, translated as MNAHHRLLLLIFSLILLVVSGVGALITIDVGIGKKETVTRWMDTVYADPQIRWPVLVISLLLILFTLHTIIQLSQNRDQETGVDRMTEFGHIRVSLKTLENLALQAGNNIKGIHNLSARVKHDVTHSSVGIGLKLTVDGDIPIQVLSEQLQQTVKTHVEEIAGVNVNKISVYIADTVQPDRTPVRID; from the coding sequence ATGAATGCGCACCACCGGCTTCTGCTGCTGATCTTTAGCCTCATTTTGCTGGTTGTATCAGGGGTGGGAGCCCTGATCACGATCGATGTCGGCATTGGTAAAAAGGAGACCGTCACCCGGTGGATGGACACAGTATACGCCGATCCCCAGATCCGTTGGCCCGTTCTGGTTATCAGTTTGCTGTTGATACTATTTACATTGCATACGATCATCCAACTGTCACAAAACCGGGATCAAGAGACGGGCGTGGATCGAATGACTGAGTTTGGTCATATCCGCGTATCGCTAAAAACATTGGAAAACCTCGCATTGCAGGCGGGAAACAATATCAAAGGAATTCACAACCTATCCGCTCGCGTCAAGCACGATGTGACGCATTCCTCTGTGGGGATCGGGTTAAAATTGACAGTGGACGGGGATATACCGATCCAAGTTCTGTCTGAACAACTGCAACAGACAGTGAAGACGCATGTGGAAGAGATTGCAGGAGTCAATGTCAATAAAATTTCTGTTTACATAGCGGACACTGTCCAACCGGATCGAACCCCGGTTCGCATCGATTGA
- a CDS encoding DUF2273 domain-containing protein — translation MERIWDTHRGRLIGLVIGVVLGLIYLIVGFWKTVAFGMFVLVGFLIGQQWDDRDGLKEMLESINPGKWLRKR, via the coding sequence ATGGAACGCATATGGGATACCCATCGCGGACGGTTGATCGGCCTGGTGATCGGTGTGGTACTTGGACTCATTTATCTGATTGTTGGTTTTTGGAAAACGGTTGCTTTTGGGATGTTTGTTCTTGTCGGTTTTCTAATCGGTCAGCAGTGGGATGACCGAGATGGATTGAAGGAAATGTTGGAGTCGATCAATCCAGGGAAATGGTTGAGAAAACGATGA
- the nusB gene encoding transcription antitermination factor NusB yields the protein MSRRKARERALQTLYQLQLNKQDEEQLMRREERRLSSQVDESDRDFFARLVRGVSENKEQLDQRIEGYLKKDWSMSRLSIVDQTVLRIAVYELLYEPSVPEKVTLNEAVELAKTFSGDDSPKFINGVLASLLRKNDEGENL from the coding sequence ATGTCCAGACGGAAAGCGCGGGAACGAGCATTACAAACCTTGTATCAATTGCAGCTGAATAAACAGGATGAGGAACAATTGATGCGCCGGGAGGAGCGTCGCTTGTCTTCACAGGTAGATGAATCCGATCGGGACTTTTTTGCTCGGTTGGTACGCGGGGTGAGTGAAAACAAAGAGCAATTGGATCAACGCATCGAAGGGTATTTAAAAAAGGATTGGAGCATGTCGCGTTTATCGATCGTTGATCAAACGGTCTTACGCATAGCGGTGTATGAATTGTTATATGAACCGAGTGTGCCGGAAAAGGTGACCTTAAACGAAGCGGTTGAGTTGGCGAAAACCTTTAGCGGAGATGATTCCCCCAAGTTTATCAACGGAGTGCTAGCCAGTTTGCTCCGAAAAAATGATGAAGGAGAAAATCTCTAA
- the folD gene encoding bifunctional methylenetetrahydrofolate dehydrogenase/methenyltetrahydrofolate cyclohydrolase FolD, translating into MSRGEIIDGKGMAAEIRLELKEKTETLVQQGVRPGLAVVLVGEDSASQTYVRGKIKACNEVGVYSELIQLPEDTSEKALLARIDQLNQDQSIHGILVQLPLPAQISPDRVIAAIDPEKDVDGFHPIQAGRLLTGLDAYLPCTPHGILRMLKRSGIALEGKHAVVVGRSNIVGKPVSLLLQRENATVTMCHSRTRELSSYTRQADILVAAVGRYHMIGAEHVKEGAVVIDVGMNRSPEGKLAGDVDFEAVRPLVSHITPVPGGVGPMTIAMLLYNTVQSAQRVASLT; encoded by the coding sequence GTGAGCAGGGGAGAAATCATCGACGGAAAAGGGATGGCGGCAGAAATTCGCCTTGAACTAAAAGAGAAAACGGAAACATTGGTGCAACAAGGAGTCCGTCCTGGGCTGGCAGTGGTTTTGGTGGGGGAGGATTCCGCCTCACAAACCTATGTCCGCGGGAAAATCAAGGCTTGCAATGAAGTGGGAGTCTATTCGGAGCTGATCCAATTGCCGGAGGATACCTCAGAGAAGGCACTGTTGGCTCGGATTGACCAACTAAATCAGGATCAGTCAATCCACGGTATTTTGGTGCAGTTACCATTGCCAGCACAAATCTCCCCTGATCGGGTCATTGCTGCGATTGATCCGGAAAAGGATGTAGATGGATTTCATCCGATTCAAGCGGGACGGTTATTGACGGGGTTGGATGCCTATCTGCCCTGTACCCCTCACGGCATTCTCCGAATGTTGAAGCGGTCGGGTATTGCACTGGAGGGAAAGCATGCGGTGGTGGTAGGCCGTTCTAACATTGTGGGTAAGCCTGTCTCCCTGCTGTTGCAGCGGGAGAACGCGACGGTAACCATGTGCCATTCGCGCACCCGTGAGTTGTCTTCTTACACACGACAGGCGGATATTTTAGTGGCGGCGGTGGGCCGTTATCATATGATCGGGGCCGAGCATGTAAAAGAAGGAGCGGTGGTGATCGATGTCGGCATGAACCGTTCTCCTGAAGGGAAATTAGCGGGGGATGTCGATTTTGAAGCGGTTCGTCCGCTTGTATCTCATATCACTCCCGTGCCGGGTGGGGTGGGACCGATGACCATCGCCATGTTGTTGTACAATACCGTGCAATCGGCGCAAAGGGTTGCATCTTTGACCTGA
- the xseA gene encoding exodeoxyribonuclease VII large subunit produces the protein METRQHQSVTQLIQYLGLVLDQDEWLSRVWVQGEISNFKHHARGHMYFTLKDEQTRIRAVMFAGHNRRLRFRPKDGDDVLVRGRVAVYERDGQVQLYISSMQPKGIGDRFLAFQELKEKLDEEGLFSPLFKQALPFLPSRVGVITSAQGAAVRDIITTIRRRSPIIDVLLYPVAVQGEEAAFRIAAALDEINRQGEVDVIIVGRGGGSWEELWAFNEEEVARAIHQSRIPIVSAVGHETDTTIADYVADVRAATPTAAAELVVPLYDELCHRMHTLHQRLQRVQQQRLQGARADWNRLLRRRVLQRPGAQLERLEQRLDEWTEDLIRSMYVRFPGWRHRLERLQSRLFSHHPTYRLTAYRERLEQWTQQGYHQMDKQLIANRNRWLRRVDRLDAISPLKVMRRGYSLVFRHGDKKLVKSTRQIDPGDLIQIRLADGRLKCQVWGKEEYNHDGEKSEP, from the coding sequence TTGGAAACAAGGCAACATCAGAGCGTTACCCAACTTATTCAGTACCTGGGCCTTGTACTCGATCAGGATGAATGGTTATCCCGGGTTTGGGTGCAAGGGGAGATCTCCAACTTTAAACATCATGCCCGGGGGCATATGTATTTTACCTTAAAGGACGAACAGACCCGCATCCGAGCGGTGATGTTCGCTGGACACAACCGACGTCTCCGCTTTCGCCCCAAGGACGGGGACGATGTGCTGGTACGGGGACGGGTGGCTGTCTATGAGCGGGATGGGCAAGTCCAACTGTATATCAGCTCCATGCAGCCCAAAGGAATCGGTGACCGCTTTTTGGCATTTCAAGAGCTGAAGGAAAAGTTGGATGAAGAAGGACTTTTCTCCCCCTTGTTTAAACAAGCGCTCCCCTTTTTGCCCAGTCGGGTGGGGGTGATTACATCGGCGCAAGGGGCGGCGGTTCGCGATATCATCACCACTATTCGTCGCCGCAGCCCGATTATCGATGTTTTGTTGTATCCCGTCGCCGTTCAGGGAGAGGAAGCGGCTTTTCGCATTGCAGCCGCCTTAGATGAGATCAATCGCCAAGGAGAAGTAGATGTAATCATCGTCGGTCGGGGTGGCGGTTCCTGGGAGGAGCTGTGGGCGTTCAATGAAGAGGAAGTAGCGCGGGCGATTCATCAATCGCGGATTCCAATCGTATCCGCGGTAGGCCATGAGACGGACACAACGATTGCCGATTATGTTGCCGATGTGCGGGCGGCCACTCCGACGGCGGCGGCGGAATTGGTGGTTCCCCTTTACGATGAGCTTTGTCACCGCATGCACACCTTACATCAACGTTTACAACGAGTGCAACAGCAGCGGTTGCAAGGGGCGCGAGCGGATTGGAACCGTTTGCTGCGGCGTAGGGTGTTGCAACGTCCCGGTGCACAGCTGGAACGGCTTGAGCAGCGTTTGGATGAGTGGACCGAGGACCTGATCCGCTCCATGTATGTTCGTTTTCCCGGTTGGCGTCATCGTTTGGAACGGTTGCAGTCCCGGCTTTTTTCGCACCATCCTACCTACCGCTTGACTGCCTATCGTGAACGGTTGGAACAATGGACGCAACAAGGGTATCACCAGATGGATAAGCAGTTGATCGCCAACAGAAACCGATGGCTGCGACGGGTGGACCGATTGGATGCCATTAGTCCGCTTAAAGTAATGCGCCGAGGCTACTCCTTGGTTTTTCGCCATGGGGATAAAAAGCTGGTTAAAAGTACCCGCCAAATAGATCCCGGCGATCTTATCCAGATTCGACTCGCCGATGGACGCTTAAAATGTCAGGTGTGGGGAAAGGAGGAATACAACCATGACGGAGAAAAATCCGAACCATGA
- the xseB gene encoding exodeoxyribonuclease VII small subunit yields MTEKNPNHDLPFEEAMKKLEEVVERLESGDVPLEESIRLFEEGMRLSRLCGDKLDRMEQQVEMLVQENGAWVKKPFDPEEGKD; encoded by the coding sequence ATGACGGAGAAAAATCCGAACCATGACCTTCCCTTTGAAGAGGCGATGAAAAAGTTGGAAGAGGTAGTGGAACGCTTGGAGAGCGGTGATGTTCCCTTGGAGGAGTCAATCCGTCTATTCGAGGAAGGGATGCGGCTGTCCCGCTTATGTGGCGATAAGCTAGACCGCATGGAGCAGCAGGTGGAGATGTTGGTTCAAGAAAATGGGGCTTGGGTAAAAAAGCCCTTTGACCCCGAGGAGGGGAAGGACTGA
- a CDS encoding polyprenyl synthetase family protein, which translates to METIQSYLKQRAQLIEAAMEQDLKTMSGVPETLHDAMRYSLLAGGKRLRPILVLASAAAVGGKEEEALPFACAVEMIHTYSLIHDDLPSMDDDDFRRGRPTNHKVFGEAMAILAGDALLTRAFGIIAQGATHTGLDPAQALALIVEGSARAGAEGMVGGQVKDIQAEKRSVSLEELQDIHRSKTGDLITYSVRLGAGVAGATGEKLEALTGFAERLGLAFQIQDDVLDVIGDQATIGKPVGSDESKHKSTYPALLGLEESRAWVHRLVVEAKDLLSSVHGIDGTRLTEIADYLTERDR; encoded by the coding sequence GTGGAAACGATACAATCGTATTTAAAGCAACGGGCACAGTTGATCGAAGCGGCAATGGAACAAGATTTAAAAACGATGTCCGGTGTACCTGAAACGCTGCATGATGCAATGCGATATTCCCTGCTGGCAGGCGGGAAGCGGCTACGCCCTATTTTGGTGTTGGCTTCCGCAGCGGCTGTTGGGGGAAAAGAGGAAGAGGCATTGCCCTTTGCCTGTGCAGTTGAAATGATTCATACATATTCTCTTATCCATGATGATTTGCCATCGATGGATGATGACGATTTTCGGCGTGGCCGCCCGACCAACCATAAAGTGTTTGGGGAAGCGATGGCGATTCTGGCCGGTGACGCACTGTTGACGCGGGCCTTTGGGATCATTGCGCAGGGAGCGACTCACACTGGCCTCGATCCGGCTCAGGCCCTTGCACTAATCGTCGAAGGATCGGCGCGGGCAGGGGCAGAGGGAATGGTAGGGGGACAGGTAAAAGATATCCAAGCGGAAAAACGATCGGTTTCCTTGGAAGAGTTGCAAGATATCCATCGTTCTAAAACTGGTGATCTGATCACCTATTCCGTCCGTTTAGGTGCGGGTGTTGCCGGTGCTACCGGAGAGAAGCTGGAAGCGTTGACCGGCTTTGCAGAACGGTTAGGGTTGGCCTTTCAGATTCAGGACGATGTATTGGATGTGATTGGCGATCAGGCAACCATTGGTAAACCGGTGGGTAGTGATGAATCCAAACATAAATCTACGTATCCGGCGTTGTTGGGCTTGGAAGAATCGCGAGCTTGGGTCCATCGTTTGGTGGTGGAAGCAAAGGATCTGTTGTCTTCGGTGCATGGCATTGACGGAACGAGATTGACGGAAATCGCCGATTATCTGACTGAGAGGGACCGTTAG